The Macaca fascicularis isolate 582-1 chromosome 12, T2T-MFA8v1.1 genome has a segment encoding these proteins:
- the NABP1 gene encoding SOSS complex subunit B2 isoform X2 yields MNRVNDPLIFIRDIKPGLKNLNVVFIVLEIGRVTKTKDGHEVRSCKVADKTGSITISVWDEIGGLIQPGDIIRLTRGYASMWKGCLTLYTGRGGELQKIGEFCMVYSEVPNFSEPNPDYRGQQNKGEMVFTLTLNQGDTSFHMLAEAMAGDL; encoded by the exons ATGAATAGGGTCAACGACCCACTTATTTTTATAAGAGATATTAAGCCCGGACTGAAAAACTTAAATGTCGTCTTTATTGTCCTGGAGATAG GACGCGTGACCAAAACCAAAGACGGCCATGAAGTGAGATCGTGCAAAGTAGCAGATAAAACGGGCAGCATCACTATTTCCGTGTGGGATGAGATCGGAGGTCTTATACAGCCAGGGGATATTATTCGGTTGACCAGAGG gTATGCATCCATGTGGAAAGGATGTCTGACACTTTATACTGGAAGGGGTGGTGAACTTCAAAAAATTGGGGA attttgtaTGGTTTATTCAGAAGTGCCAAATTTCAGTGAACCCAACCCAGATTATCGAGGACAGCAGAACAAAGGG gAAATGGTGTTTACACTGACCCTGAATCAAGGGGACACCAGTTTTCACATGCTGGCAGAAGCAATGGCCGGGGACCTATAA
- the NABP1 gene encoding SOSS complex subunit B2 isoform X1, which yields MNRVNDPLIFIRDIKPGLKNLNVVFIVLEIGRVTKTKDGHEVRSCKVADKTGSITISVWDEIGGLIQPGDIIRLTRGYASMWKGCLTLYTGRGGELQKIGEFCMVYSEVPNFSEPNPDYRGQQNKGAQSEQKNNSTNNNMGTGTFGPVGNGVYTDPESRGHQFSHAGRSNGRGPINPQLQGTASNQTVMTTISNGRDPRRAFKR from the exons ATGAATAGGGTCAACGACCCACTTATTTTTATAAGAGATATTAAGCCCGGACTGAAAAACTTAAATGTCGTCTTTATTGTCCTGGAGATAG GACGCGTGACCAAAACCAAAGACGGCCATGAAGTGAGATCGTGCAAAGTAGCAGATAAAACGGGCAGCATCACTATTTCCGTGTGGGATGAGATCGGAGGTCTTATACAGCCAGGGGATATTATTCGGTTGACCAGAGG gTATGCATCCATGTGGAAAGGATGTCTGACACTTTATACTGGAAGGGGTGGTGAACTTCAAAAAATTGGGGA attttgtaTGGTTTATTCAGAAGTGCCAAATTTCAGTGAACCCAACCCAGATTATCGAGGACAGCAGAACAAAGGG gcACAGAGTGAACAGAAGAATAATTCCACAAATAATAATATGGGTACAGGTACATTTGGACCAGTGG gAAATGGTGTTTACACTGACCCTGAATCAAGGGGACACCAGTTTTCACATGCTGGCAGAAGCAATGGCCGGGGACCTATAAATCCACAACTCCAAGGAACCGCTAGTAATCAAACAGTGATGACCACAATCAGTAATGGCAGGGACCCTCGGAGAGCCTTTAAAAGATGA
- the NABP1 gene encoding SOSS complex subunit B2 isoform X3, which yields MWKGCLTLYTGRGGELQKIGEFCMVYSEVPNFSEPNPDYRGQQNKGAQSEQKNNSTNNNMGTGTFGPVGNGVYTDPESRGHQFSHAGRSNGRGPINPQLQGTASNQTVMTTISNGRDPRRAFKR from the exons ATGTGGAAAGGATGTCTGACACTTTATACTGGAAGGGGTGGTGAACTTCAAAAAATTGGGGA attttgtaTGGTTTATTCAGAAGTGCCAAATTTCAGTGAACCCAACCCAGATTATCGAGGACAGCAGAACAAAGGG gcACAGAGTGAACAGAAGAATAATTCCACAAATAATAATATGGGTACAGGTACATTTGGACCAGTGG gAAATGGTGTTTACACTGACCCTGAATCAAGGGGACACCAGTTTTCACATGCTGGCAGAAGCAATGGCCGGGGACCTATAAATCCACAACTCCAAGGAACCGCTAGTAATCAAACAGTGATGACCACAATCAGTAATGGCAGGGACCCTCGGAGAGCCTTTAAAAGATGA